A stretch of Arthrobacter pascens DNA encodes these proteins:
- a CDS encoding single-stranded DNA-binding protein: protein MSGETTITVIGNLTSDPELRFTPSGSAVANFTIASTPRTFDRQSSEWKDGETLFLRASVWREAAENVAESLTKGMRVIVSGRLKSRSYETKEGEKRTVIELEVDEIGPSLRYANAKVNRTQRSGGQGGQGAGGFGNQGNTGPSGQAAQQEDPWATPQTSSAGGWGNGPDSEPPF, encoded by the coding sequence ATGTCAGGCGAAACCACCATCACAGTAATTGGAAACTTAACCTCTGATCCGGAGCTGCGCTTCACACCCTCGGGATCTGCGGTGGCAAACTTCACCATCGCCTCAACGCCCAGGACCTTCGACCGGCAAAGCAGCGAATGGAAAGACGGGGAGACCCTGTTCCTCCGGGCCAGCGTGTGGCGCGAGGCGGCCGAGAACGTGGCCGAGTCCCTGACCAAGGGCATGCGCGTCATCGTCTCCGGCCGGCTTAAGAGCAGGTCCTACGAGACCAAGGAAGGCGAGAAGCGCACAGTGATCGAGCTGGAGGTGGATGAGATCGGCCCCTCCCTCCGGTACGCGAACGCCAAGGTCAATCGCACCCAACGCAGCGGCGGCCAGGGCGGGCAAGGGGCCGGCGGCTTCGGCAACCAAGGCAACACTGGGCCATCCGGCCAGGCCGCACAGCAGGAGGACCCCTGGGCGACACCGCAGACCAGCAGCGCCGGCGGCTGGGGCAACGGCCCCGATTCCGAACCGCCGTTCTAA
- a CDS encoding DNA-binding protein yields the protein MTSSVKDRVFTAAEQISAERRPTVSTVRAAAGVSNADATRYLKEWNEEKLAAGGQVAATPPTLLEQATRLAAACWAEASTQAAERHTAVETAWAQERKDKDQEIAELVADLDKAAAEKESAAAEFQARITALESGAKALEQQLAALGSELQEARAAERAAAGATAEAEKKLASAEARSATLEKVHNALLQRVAPEAKAPGA from the coding sequence ATGACGTCGAGTGTGAAAGACCGTGTGTTTACCGCCGCCGAGCAGATCAGCGCCGAACGCCGCCCGACCGTCTCCACCGTCCGCGCCGCCGCGGGCGTCAGCAACGCGGACGCTACCCGGTACCTGAAGGAATGGAACGAGGAGAAGCTCGCCGCTGGCGGTCAGGTGGCCGCGACACCGCCGACCCTGCTTGAACAGGCCACCCGGCTTGCCGCGGCCTGCTGGGCCGAGGCCTCCACCCAGGCCGCCGAACGGCACACCGCTGTCGAGACGGCCTGGGCGCAGGAACGCAAGGATAAAGACCAGGAAATCGCCGAACTGGTGGCGGACCTGGATAAAGCTGCCGCGGAGAAGGAATCCGCGGCTGCCGAATTTCAAGCCCGGATCACCGCCCTGGAGTCCGGGGCGAAGGCTTTGGAGCAGCAGCTGGCCGCCCTGGGCTCCGAGCTCCAAGAAGCACGTGCAGCAGAACGCGCTGCCGCCGGCGCGACAGCGGAGGCGGAGAAGAAGCTCGCCAGCGCCGAGGCGCGCAGCGCCACCCTGGAGAAGGTACACAACGCATTGCTGCAACGCGTCGCCCCGGAAGCAAAGGCCCCAGGTGCCTAA
- a CDS encoding glutaredoxin family protein, whose translation MTSSTTTDYTVYTKPACPQCDRTKEYFESKGITYTAVDITEVPAALMYITEELGYSQAPVVVNNSDDQDHWSGLRRDKLVQASMNHAAALTRSC comes from the coding sequence ATGACTTCCTCAACAACCACCGACTACACGGTCTACACCAAGCCGGCCTGCCCGCAGTGTGACCGGACGAAGGAATACTTCGAGTCCAAGGGCATCACCTACACGGCCGTGGACATCACCGAAGTGCCGGCGGCCCTCATGTACATCACGGAGGAACTGGGCTACTCCCAAGCGCCCGTCGTGGTGAACAACTCCGATGACCAGGACCACTGGTCAGGGCTGCGCAGGGACAAGCTCGTCCAGGCCTCCATGAACCACGCTGCCGCCCTTACCCGCAGCTGCTAG
- a CDS encoding ParB family protein, with translation MPKKNKSFSPYFTESDADQVRAAVQEAGHLEGYASITDLIEAATLREVKRLQRKYNGGKKWPGVPAGALRPGRRTREELQHRNEDK, from the coding sequence GTGCCTAAGAAGAACAAATCCTTCTCGCCCTACTTCACAGAATCCGACGCCGACCAAGTCCGCGCGGCCGTCCAGGAAGCCGGCCACCTCGAGGGATACGCATCCATCACCGACCTCATCGAAGCGGCGACGCTGCGGGAAGTCAAGCGGCTGCAACGCAAATACAACGGCGGCAAAAAATGGCCCGGCGTCCCCGCCGGCGCCCTCCGCCCTGGCCGGCGCACCCGCGAAGAACTCCAACACCGCAACGAGGACAAATAG
- a CDS encoding helix-turn-helix domain-containing protein has translation MPQWSKDLEQMPSTQPEKPKFPQFLTLSQVREILNVGMPTIYALLSSGELRGLQLGGRGYLASLLRLLRIVPEIRGEEHPVQCRVFARFVRIAGLRCVAHRA, from the coding sequence ATGCCCCAGTGGAGCAAGGACCTAGAGCAGATGCCATCAACGCAACCGGAAAAGCCGAAGTTCCCGCAGTTTCTGACGCTCTCCCAGGTCAGGGAGATTCTGAACGTGGGCATGCCAACGATCTACGCCTTGCTTTCATCGGGGGAGCTGCGCGGCCTGCAGCTCGGCGGCCGGGGTTATCTTGCCAGTCTCTTGCGGTTGTTGAGGATTGTTCCTGAGATTCGGGGCGAGGAACATCCTGTGCAGTGCAGGGTCTTTGCGAGGTTTGTAAGGATCGCTGGCCTCAGATGTGTGGCCCACAGGGCCTGA
- a CDS encoding helix-turn-helix domain-containing protein, which translates to MTDEPNQPRFLTLAQVADELNVKQSLVQGLIKTGELRAFQVGGRGMWRIGRQDVEGYIAEAYRRTAERIAAGELEDGTETGDQE; encoded by the coding sequence GTGACTGACGAACCGAACCAGCCCCGTTTCCTGACCTTGGCCCAGGTCGCCGACGAGTTGAACGTGAAGCAAAGCCTCGTTCAAGGTCTCATCAAGACGGGGGAGTTGCGTGCTTTTCAGGTCGGTGGCCGGGGCATGTGGCGCATTGGCCGCCAGGATGTCGAGGGCTACATCGCCGAAGCCTACCGGCGCACCGCTGAACGCATTGCCGCCGGCGAGCTCGAAGATGGCACGGAGACCGGCGATCAGGAGTAG